From Cellulomonas oligotrophica, a single genomic window includes:
- a CDS encoding glucose PTS transporter subunit EIIB, whose protein sequence is MSKAEQILAALGGEANVVDLEPCITRLRVEVGDAQLVDETALKASGAFGVVRSGHIVQVIVGPEADNLAAELDSLR, encoded by the coding sequence TTGAGCAAGGCAGAGCAGATCCTGGCCGCGCTGGGCGGGGAGGCCAACGTGGTCGACCTCGAGCCCTGCATCACGCGGCTGCGGGTCGAGGTGGGCGACGCCCAGCTGGTCGACGAGACCGCACTCAAGGCGAGCGGCGCGTTCGGCGTCGTGCGGTCGGGCCACATCGTGCAGGTCATCGTCGGCCCCGAGGCCGACAACCTCGCCGCCGAGCTCGACAGCCTGCGCTGA
- a CDS encoding PTS sugar transporter subunit IIA, whose amino-acid sequence MTAVRLHSPVAGVVRPLADVPDVVFAEAVVGPGIAVEPDRTGRQDVLAPCDGVVGALHPHAFALELADGRSVLVHAGIDTVRLAGLGFELHVQRGEAVRTGQRMLSWSPVDVAAAGLATICPVVAVQADDAVLVPLAPEGEHVAAGAPLLDWQD is encoded by the coding sequence GTGACCGCCGTCCGGCTGCACAGCCCCGTCGCCGGGGTGGTGCGGCCGTTGGCGGACGTCCCCGACGTGGTGTTCGCCGAGGCCGTGGTCGGTCCCGGCATCGCCGTGGAGCCCGACCGCACGGGCCGGCAGGACGTGCTGGCGCCCTGCGACGGCGTGGTGGGTGCCCTGCACCCGCACGCGTTCGCCCTCGAGCTGGCCGACGGCCGCTCGGTGCTCGTGCACGCCGGCATCGACACGGTGCGGCTCGCCGGGCTCGGCTTCGAGCTGCACGTGCAGCGCGGCGAGGCCGTGCGCACCGGTCAGCGGATGCTCTCGTGGTCGCCCGTGGACGTCGCGGCCGCGGGCCTGGCGACGATCTGCCCGGTCGTGGCCGTCCAGGCGGACGACGCCGTGCTCGTGCCGCTGGCGCCCGAGGGCGAGCACGTCGCCGCCGGCGCCCCCCTGCTCGACTGGCAGGACTGA
- a CDS encoding mechanosensitive ion channel family protein: MNHLLVTALTAFVEPTASSSPDVTPPGLKDTSETTTEWLAAWWDWFVGIPLRIVLIVLIGTVALALLRRVIGSVADHIAEGEAFGLKDTGEGGTARGGADVRTVLLKASPLATARRAQRARTIGSVLRSTASILVGSITVLLVLDTLGVNLAPFIASAGIVGVAVGFGAQSLVKDVLSGMFMLMEDQYGVGDVVDVGPATGTVEAVGLRVTRLRDGDGTLWYVPNGSMLRVGNKTQGFGTAVVELDVDYFADLDRVRDLLEIAAAQVAADDSLGAVLEGAPTITTAENLTAEAVRVRLKVRTVAGEHWRVARALRVAVRQVLEEADVPLAGQRDALEAHRARATGADADATTAVVSPAAPGDGTGDEAAPGDAGAEDDAQVDGTGAAAGTRDPRDTPVHGAVEPPPAR; the protein is encoded by the coding sequence GTGAACCATCTGCTCGTCACCGCCCTCACCGCGTTCGTCGAGCCGACCGCGTCGTCCTCCCCCGACGTGACCCCTCCGGGGCTGAAGGACACGAGCGAGACCACCACCGAGTGGCTGGCCGCGTGGTGGGACTGGTTCGTGGGCATCCCGCTGCGGATCGTCCTGATCGTGCTGATCGGCACGGTGGCCCTGGCGCTGCTGCGGCGGGTCATCGGCTCGGTCGCCGACCACATCGCCGAGGGCGAGGCGTTCGGGCTCAAGGACACCGGCGAGGGTGGCACGGCCCGCGGCGGGGCGGACGTGCGCACCGTGCTGCTCAAGGCGTCGCCGCTGGCCACCGCGCGCCGCGCCCAGCGGGCCCGGACCATCGGCTCGGTGCTGCGCTCGACGGCGTCGATCCTCGTCGGGTCGATCACCGTGCTGCTCGTGCTGGACACGCTCGGGGTCAACCTGGCGCCGTTCATCGCGTCGGCGGGCATCGTCGGCGTCGCCGTCGGCTTCGGTGCGCAGAGCCTGGTCAAGGACGTGCTGTCCGGCATGTTCATGCTCATGGAGGACCAGTACGGGGTCGGGGACGTCGTCGATGTCGGCCCGGCCACCGGGACCGTCGAGGCCGTGGGGCTGCGCGTGACGCGGCTGCGGGACGGCGACGGGACGCTCTGGTACGTGCCGAACGGGTCGATGCTGCGCGTCGGCAACAAGACGCAGGGCTTCGGCACGGCCGTCGTCGAGCTCGACGTCGACTACTTCGCGGACCTGGACCGGGTCCGCGACCTGCTGGAGATCGCCGCGGCGCAGGTCGCGGCGGACGACTCCCTCGGCGCCGTGCTCGAGGGCGCGCCGACCATCACGACGGCCGAGAACCTCACGGCCGAGGCGGTGCGCGTGCGGCTCAAGGTCCGCACGGTCGCCGGCGAGCACTGGCGCGTGGCGCGGGCGCTGCGCGTCGCCGTCCGGCAGGTGCTCGAGGAGGCGGACGTGCCCCTGGCGGGTCAGCGCGACGCGCTGGAGGCGCACCGCGCCCGGGCGACGGGGGCGGACGCCGACGCGACGACCGCCGTGGTCAGCCCCGCGGCGCCGGGCGACGGCACGGGCGACGAGGCTGCTCCAGGGGACGCCGGGGCCGAGGACGACGCCCAGGTCGACGGCACCGGTGCCGCCGCCGGGACACGCGACCCGCGGGACACGCCCGTGCACGGGGCCGTGGAGCCGCCGCCGGCGCGATGA
- a CDS encoding prolyl oligopeptidase family serine peptidase produces the protein MTTDAPAAASPYPPAPRTDLVEDLHGRAVPDPYRALEDVDSPVTQEWSAAQDALYAAYRQRAVPAAGPFATNRLRDRLGELLGAGFVGAPAWRGDRRFVSRRSGDQEHAVVVVVEPDGAGGERERVLVDPLVLDPAGTTTLDAWQPSKEGDLLAYQVSHGGTEESVLHVLDVATGALVDGPIDRARYSPVAWLPGGEAFCYVRRLPPEGLPDDEKQYHRRVWLHRVGTPAEQDVELFGAGLDMTNYYGVSVSRDGRWLLVSASAGTAPRTDVWIADLHAPGGIASPTFVEVAVGLDAEVAAWVGRDGRLYVHTDLDAPRGRLAVTDPAAPGVASWTTLLPEDPEAVLEDVALVDDGGDATTPTHLLASWRRHAVSEVTVHDPVTGARRAGDAGVVPLPGLGSVSGLVTRPDGGTSVWFSYTDHVTVPHVHRYDATTGAVEVWASPPGQVPDLPAVRTQQVEVTSADGTTVRAFVLARADRVDADGRPLAPAPTVLYGYGGFQVSLDPAYSASTLAWVEAGGVYVVANLRGGGEEGEQWHRDGMRGAKQHVFDDFHAVAEHLVAAGWTTPAQLACWGGSNGGLLVGAAVTQRPDLWAAAVCSAPLLDMVRYQRFGLGVTWTEEYGDAGVPEELDWLLGYSPYHRVVEGTAYPAVLFTVFEGDTRVDPLHARKLAAALQHATSSDPATRPVLVRRETGVGHGGRSLSRTIALSVEQLQFVADRTGLAGGAA, from the coding sequence GTGACGACCGACGCGCCCGCCGCCGCCAGCCCGTACCCGCCCGCCCCGCGCACCGACCTCGTCGAGGACCTGCACGGCCGCGCCGTGCCGGACCCGTACCGGGCGCTGGAGGACGTGGACTCCCCCGTGACGCAGGAGTGGTCGGCCGCGCAGGACGCCCTGTACGCGGCGTACCGGCAGCGGGCGGTGCCCGCTGCCGGCCCGTTCGCGACGAACCGGCTGCGCGACCGCCTGGGCGAGCTGCTTGGGGCGGGGTTCGTGGGTGCGCCGGCGTGGCGCGGGGACCGGCGGTTCGTGTCCCGCCGCAGCGGGGACCAGGAGCACGCGGTCGTCGTGGTCGTCGAGCCCGACGGTGCGGGCGGCGAGCGCGAGCGCGTGCTGGTGGACCCGCTGGTGCTGGATCCGGCGGGCACGACGACGCTCGACGCGTGGCAGCCGTCGAAGGAGGGCGACCTGCTGGCGTACCAGGTCTCGCACGGGGGCACCGAGGAGAGCGTGCTGCACGTGCTCGACGTCGCCACGGGCGCGCTGGTCGACGGCCCGATCGACCGGGCGCGGTACTCCCCCGTGGCGTGGCTGCCCGGCGGCGAGGCGTTCTGCTACGTGCGCCGGCTGCCGCCCGAGGGCCTGCCGGACGACGAGAAGCAGTACCACCGCCGCGTGTGGCTGCACCGCGTGGGCACGCCGGCCGAGCAGGACGTCGAGCTGTTCGGCGCAGGCCTGGACATGACGAACTACTACGGGGTGTCCGTCAGCCGGGACGGGCGGTGGCTGCTGGTGTCGGCGTCCGCGGGCACCGCACCGCGCACGGACGTGTGGATCGCCGACCTGCACGCGCCCGGCGGGATCGCCTCGCCGACGTTCGTCGAGGTCGCCGTCGGGCTGGACGCCGAGGTCGCCGCGTGGGTCGGGCGCGACGGGCGCCTGTACGTGCACACGGACCTCGACGCGCCGCGCGGGCGGCTCGCGGTGACGGACCCCGCGGCGCCGGGCGTCGCGTCGTGGACGACCCTGCTGCCCGAGGACCCCGAGGCGGTGCTCGAGGACGTCGCCCTGGTGGACGACGGCGGTGACGCCACGACGCCCACGCACCTGCTCGCGTCGTGGCGGCGGCACGCGGTCAGCGAGGTCACCGTGCACGACCCGGTCACGGGCGCGCGGCGCGCGGGTGACGCCGGCGTCGTGCCGCTGCCCGGGCTGGGGTCGGTGTCCGGCCTGGTCACGCGCCCCGACGGCGGCACGTCGGTGTGGTTCTCGTACACCGACCACGTGACCGTCCCGCACGTGCACCGCTACGACGCGACCACGGGCGCGGTCGAGGTGTGGGCGAGCCCGCCCGGGCAGGTGCCGGACCTGCCGGCCGTGCGCACGCAGCAGGTCGAGGTCACGTCCGCCGACGGCACGACGGTCCGGGCGTTCGTGCTCGCGCGCGCCGACCGGGTCGACGCCGACGGCCGGCCGCTCGCCCCGGCGCCGACGGTGCTCTACGGGTACGGCGGCTTCCAGGTCTCGCTCGACCCCGCGTACTCGGCCTCCACGCTCGCGTGGGTCGAGGCCGGCGGGGTGTACGTGGTGGCGAACCTGCGCGGCGGCGGCGAGGAGGGCGAGCAGTGGCACCGCGACGGCATGCGCGGCGCCAAGCAGCACGTCTTCGACGACTTCCACGCGGTCGCCGAGCACCTCGTCGCCGCGGGCTGGACGACGCCGGCGCAGCTCGCCTGCTGGGGCGGGTCCAACGGCGGGCTGCTCGTGGGGGCGGCCGTGACGCAGCGTCCGGACCTGTGGGCGGCGGCCGTGTGCTCGGCGCCGCTGCTCGACATGGTGCGGTACCAGCGGTTCGGCCTGGGCGTGACGTGGACCGAGGAGTACGGCGACGCGGGCGTGCCCGAGGAGCTGGACTGGCTGCTGGGGTACTCCCCGTACCACCGCGTGGTCGAGGGCACCGCGTACCCGGCGGTGCTGTTCACGGTGTTCGAGGGAGACACGCGCGTGGACCCGCTGCACGCGCGCAAGCTCGCGGCGGCGCTGCAGCACGCGACGTCGTCCGACCCCGCGACCCGCCCGGTGCTGGTGCGCCGCGAGACGGGTGTCGGGCACGGCGGCCGGTCCCTCTCGCGGACGATCGCCCTCTCGGTCGAGCAGCTGCAGTTCGTCGCGGACCGCACGGGCCTGGCCGGGGGCGCCGCGTGA
- the malQ gene encoding 4-alpha-glucanotransferase: MAHADIPDDLLRLAAAHQVEPDYRGHDGLQHRASADTVRKVLAALGVDASTPERVQLALAHVENMPWRRVLPPVVVVRQGRHAHVPVHVTHGDPVRVWVEIDPEAGGGRREVPQADVVVDPRTVDGRLVGRATFTLPADLPLGWHEMHAVGPSGSAHSPVVVTPDRLHLPEAVAQDRAWGLMAQLYSVRSRASWGVGDLADLAELCWLAGDQMGADFVLINPLHAAEPVEPLTPSPYLPTTRRFVNPLYVRVEDVREAGYLSAADRSLVEWAAEPVLPLDSDPGPIDRDVAWAAKRAALEVVFAHPRSPARQAAFEAFVEEQGEGLRTFALWCALLERHGPVAGWPAELRDPASPAVAAAAEELADRVELWTWLQWVADEQLARAQQAARDAGMAIGVMHDLAVGVHPEGSDAWALQDVLATGASVGAPPDMYNQQGQDWSQPPWDPTALARAAYRPYRDMLRTVLRHAGAVRVDHVIGLFRLWWIPQGNGAADGAYVRYDHEALVGILALEAHRAGAVVIGEDLGTVEPWVRDYLADRGVLGTSVLWFEQDVHGAPLPPEHYRPLVLATVTTHDLPPTAGYLAGEHVALRERLGLLTRPAPEVRAEAFAERDRMLAALRQRGLLGEDASEREVVEALHRWVLATPSRLVGVSLADAVGERRAQNQPGTDQEYPNWKIPLADGSGHVVLLDDLASNARLRSLARVMQR; this comes from the coding sequence GTGGCCCACGCCGACATCCCCGACGACCTGCTGCGGCTGGCCGCGGCCCACCAGGTCGAGCCCGACTACCGGGGGCACGACGGCCTGCAGCACCGCGCGTCCGCGGACACCGTGCGCAAGGTGCTCGCCGCCCTCGGCGTCGACGCCTCGACCCCCGAACGTGTGCAGCTCGCGCTCGCGCACGTCGAGAACATGCCGTGGCGCCGGGTGCTGCCGCCCGTCGTCGTCGTGCGGCAGGGACGGCACGCGCACGTGCCCGTGCACGTCACCCACGGCGACCCCGTGCGCGTGTGGGTCGAGATCGACCCCGAGGCCGGCGGCGGGCGCCGCGAGGTCCCGCAGGCCGACGTCGTCGTCGACCCCCGCACCGTCGACGGACGCCTCGTCGGCCGCGCGACCTTCACGCTGCCCGCCGACCTGCCGCTCGGCTGGCACGAGATGCACGCCGTCGGCCCGTCCGGGTCCGCGCACAGCCCCGTCGTCGTCACGCCCGACCGGCTCCACCTGCCCGAGGCCGTCGCCCAGGACCGGGCCTGGGGCCTGATGGCCCAGCTGTACTCCGTGCGCTCGCGGGCGTCCTGGGGAGTCGGCGACCTGGCCGACCTCGCCGAGCTGTGCTGGCTGGCCGGCGACCAGATGGGTGCGGACTTCGTGCTCATCAACCCGCTGCACGCCGCCGAGCCCGTCGAGCCCCTCACGCCGAGCCCGTACCTGCCGACGACCCGTCGGTTCGTGAACCCGCTGTACGTGCGCGTCGAGGACGTGCGCGAGGCCGGCTACCTCTCGGCCGCCGACCGCTCCCTCGTCGAGTGGGCCGCCGAGCCCGTGCTGCCCCTGGACTCCGACCCCGGGCCCATCGACCGCGACGTCGCCTGGGCGGCCAAGCGGGCCGCGCTCGAGGTCGTGTTCGCCCACCCGCGCTCGCCCGCGCGGCAGGCCGCGTTCGAGGCGTTCGTCGAGGAGCAGGGCGAGGGGCTGCGCACGTTCGCGCTGTGGTGCGCGCTGCTGGAGCGGCACGGACCCGTCGCCGGGTGGCCCGCGGAGCTGCGCGACCCTGCCTCGCCCGCGGTCGCGGCGGCCGCCGAGGAGCTCGCCGACCGGGTCGAGCTCTGGACGTGGCTGCAGTGGGTCGCCGACGAGCAGCTCGCGCGCGCCCAGCAGGCCGCCCGGGACGCGGGCATGGCCATCGGCGTGATGCACGACCTCGCCGTGGGCGTGCACCCCGAGGGCTCCGACGCGTGGGCGCTGCAGGACGTGCTGGCCACCGGCGCGTCGGTCGGCGCCCCGCCGGACATGTACAACCAGCAGGGCCAGGACTGGTCGCAGCCGCCGTGGGACCCCACCGCGCTGGCCCGCGCCGCGTACCGGCCGTACCGCGACATGCTCCGCACCGTGCTGCGGCACGCGGGCGCCGTCCGCGTCGACCACGTCATCGGCCTGTTCCGGCTGTGGTGGATCCCCCAGGGCAACGGCGCCGCCGACGGCGCGTACGTGCGCTACGACCACGAGGCCCTCGTCGGCATCCTCGCCCTCGAGGCGCACCGCGCCGGTGCCGTCGTCATCGGTGAGGACCTCGGCACCGTCGAGCCGTGGGTGCGCGACTACCTGGCCGACCGGGGCGTGCTCGGCACGTCCGTGCTGTGGTTCGAGCAGGACGTGCACGGCGCGCCCCTGCCCCCCGAGCACTACCGCCCCCTGGTGCTGGCCACGGTGACCACGCACGACCTGCCCCCGACCGCCGGGTACCTCGCCGGTGAGCACGTCGCGCTGCGCGAGCGTCTCGGGCTGCTCACCCGCCCCGCGCCCGAGGTGCGGGCCGAGGCGTTCGCCGAGCGCGACCGCATGCTGGCGGCGCTGCGCCAGCGCGGGCTGCTCGGCGAGGACGCCTCCGAGCGGGAGGTCGTCGAGGCCCTGCACCGGTGGGTGCTGGCCACGCCGTCGCGCCTGGTCGGGGTGTCCCTCGCCGACGCCGTGGGCGAGCGACGCGCCCAGAACCAGCCGGGCACCGACCAGGAGTACCCGAACTGGAAGATCCCGCTCGCCGACGGCTCCGGCCACGTGGTGCTGCTCGACGACCTCGCGAGCAACGCCCGGCTGCGCTCGCTGGCCCGTGTCATGCAGCGGTGA
- a CDS encoding AAA family ATPase gives MSARRLRVVGTSGSGKTTLAREAARRLGVLHVELDEVVWQPGWVKRDAVEALADLRARLDGSPRGWVVDGNWETLLGPGMPAPDALVWLDYPRRTVMARVLRRTLARGLLRTELWNGNREDLRNLLRPEPEENVVLWAWTSHNRVAHRYAARAAAGEPVVRLRSPREARAWLRTLAPVPPGPADS, from the coding sequence GTGAGCGCGCGGCGCCTGCGCGTCGTCGGCACGTCCGGGTCGGGCAAGACGACGCTCGCGCGCGAGGCCGCCCGCCGCCTCGGCGTGCTGCACGTCGAGCTCGACGAGGTGGTGTGGCAGCCCGGCTGGGTCAAGCGCGACGCCGTCGAGGCCCTCGCCGACCTGCGCGCCCGCCTCGACGGGTCGCCGCGGGGCTGGGTCGTCGACGGCAACTGGGAGACCCTGCTCGGCCCCGGCATGCCCGCGCCCGACGCTCTCGTGTGGCTGGACTACCCGCGGCGCACCGTCATGGCCCGGGTGCTGCGCCGCACGCTCGCGCGCGGCCTGCTGCGCACCGAGCTGTGGAACGGCAACCGCGAGGACCTGCGCAACCTGCTGCGCCCCGAGCCCGAGGAGAACGTCGTGCTCTGGGCGTGGACCTCGCACAACCGCGTGGCGCACCGGTACGCCGCCCGCGCGGCAGCGGGGGAGCCGGTCGTGCGGCTGCGCAGCCCCCGCGAGGCCCGCGCCTGGCTGCGCACGCTGGCACCCGTGCCCCCAGGACCTGCCGACAGCTGA
- a CDS encoding WXG100 family type VII secretion target, protein MSNLNVSYQDIRTAATRLTTGQDEITTKLNELKAYIASLISSGFVTDQASVAFGESYERFTAGATEVVSSLTSLSQYLQTTATTLEETDAALASGLRGR, encoded by the coding sequence ATGAGCAACCTCAACGTCAGCTACCAGGACATCCGCACCGCGGCCACGCGCCTGACCACCGGCCAGGACGAGATCACCACCAAGCTCAACGAGCTCAAGGCCTACATCGCCTCGCTGATCTCCTCCGGGTTCGTCACCGACCAGGCCTCCGTCGCCTTCGGCGAGTCCTACGAGCGCTTCACCGCCGGCGCCACCGAGGTCGTCTCCTCCCTGACGAGCCTCTCCCAGTACCTCCAGACCACCGCCACCACCCTCGAGGAGACCGACGCCGCACTCGCCTCGGGCCTGCGCGGACGCTGA